AGCCTTGGCACACACATTGCTTTTACCAATCACCGCCTGCCTGAAGCAGGCAAAAAAGCAATGGAGGAACCATGCTTAGCAAGAGCGTCACCAAGGTTGTTCAGGACTGCATTCTCGACAGCGGTATTCAGGCGAAAGACGTCGCCGAAAGAATCGGAAAGCCCTACTCCACTCTCATGAGGGAAATCAATCCGTTCGACTCCAGCGCGAAGCTTGGAGCGGAGACCTTGCTCGACATCGTCCGTGTCACCAAGGACACACGCCCGCTCCGGTTCATGGCCGCAGAAATGGGATTCGCACTGGAACCCGCTTCGCGCGATGAATCTTCCTATAATAATTACGCAGGGGATGTTTACGAAACCGCGGAAGCGGGCTAGATTTCCCGCAGGGTGCGATCCAGTACCCGAAAAAGCAGCGGGAGAACCATGCCCAGCGTTCCGGTTTCGTCCATGCGGACCGCGCTCATCACGATTCTGACGTCCCTGCTTCTGTTCGCATGTACTGGCGAACAGCAGGAAGAGCGGACGTTCACTGCGGAGCGCAGACAACTCGGCCATACCGCCGATCGCATTGAAACCAACCTCGACGCCATACGGCGCGAGGCCAGCCAACTCGCCGAGGCTGTTCTGCAAGCCAAGAAGAATTGGCAAGGACCGCCCGATGCCGAGACCGTATCCAGATACCGCCTGGACGAAAGCGGTGTCTTTTACAAGCACGTCAAGAACGGCAACTCTTCACTCTGGGTTTCGGGCCATGCGCCTCTGAACGACAGAGTGAAGAACGCCGTTTTCTGGAGCGAAGGGGCGGAGGATGCGCTTCAGGAGGCCTGTCGCAGCCATCGGGCCGTGGTTCAGGCCTATTTCAACAGCGCCGATTCGCTCAATCGCATCTACCCGCCATTCGACAGTCTCGCCCTGTTCCCCGCCGGCGTGGACATCACCACATTCAATTTCTATTACCTCGCCGACAGGCAACACAATCCGGAGCGCAATGCCGTCTGGGTTCCCAAGCCCTATGTCGATCCTGCGGGACGCGGCTGGATGATTTCCGCCATCGCTCCCGTCTATGAAAACGACACCCTGCTTGGCGTCGTCGGTCTCGACGTGACCATCAGGACGCTTGCGGAGCGCTTCCTTACCGGAGCGGATCTCGACACGATTCTCGTGGACCACAATGGGGTTGTCATTGCCGGACGTGAGGAACTGCTCTCCCTGCTCTGCCTGCCGCCGCTGCAGGACTTCAAATATTTCGATTCAGTACGGCAGGACACGTTCCGCACCGAGGACTACAACCTGCGCAAAAGCCGGTGCAGAAACATCCGCTCCGCGACGCTCCCGCTCCTTGAGGGCACTTCCCGAATGGAATCCACCCGCACCAAGGGACGCAAGACGATTTTCCTGTCAGAACAGATCGAAGGGCTCGACTGGACGCTGA
This DNA window, taken from Desulfovibrio oxyclinae DSM 11498, encodes the following:
- a CDS encoding phage regulatory CII family protein; this encodes MLSKSVTKVVQDCILDSGIQAKDVAERIGKPYSTLMREINPFDSSAKLGAETLLDIVRVTKDTRPLRFMAAEMGFALEPASRDESSYNNYAGDVYETAEAG
- a CDS encoding PDC sensor domain-containing protein, producing MPSVPVSSMRTALITILTSLLLFACTGEQQEERTFTAERRQLGHTADRIETNLDAIRREASQLAEAVLQAKKNWQGPPDAETVSRYRLDESGVFYKHVKNGNSSLWVSGHAPLNDRVKNAVFWSEGAEDALQEACRSHRAVVQAYFNSADSLNRIYPPFDSLALFPAGVDITTFNFYYLADRQHNPERNAVWVPKPYVDPAGRGWMISAIAPVYENDTLLGVVGLDVTIRTLAERFLTGADLDTILVDHNGVVIAGREELLSLLCLPPLQDFKYFDSVRQDTFRTEDYNLRKSRCRNIRSATLPLLEGTSRMESTRTKGRKTIFLSEQIEGLDWTLIRVIQPDGREVS